Below is a genomic region from Prolixibacteraceae bacterium.
TCATGCCATGGCAGGGTTATAACTACGAGGATGCGATTGTAATTTCAGAAAGAATCGTTCGTGATGATGTATTTACATCCATTCATATCGATGAGTACTCTCTTGAAGTGCGTGATACAAAGCGTGGTTTAGAGGAGTTTACTTCAGATATTCCTAACGTAAGTGAGGAAGCGACACGTAATCTTGATGAGAATGGTTTAATTCGTATCGGTGCTGTAGTTAAACCTGGTGATATCTTGATTGGTAAGATTACTCCTAAGGGAGAATCGGATCCATCTCCAGAGGAGAAATTGCTTCGCGCAATCTTCGGAGATAAAGCTGGTGATGTGAAGGATGCTTCATTGAAAGCTTCTCCTTCATTGAAAGGTGTAGTTATTGATAAGAGATTGTTTTCTAGAGTTCAAAAGGATAAGAAAGCTAGAACTACAACGAAACCGTTGTTGGAGCAAATCGATCAAGAGTTTGAAGTTCAAGCTAATCGTTTGAAGGATATCTTGGTGGATAAACTATTTAACTTAGTTAATGGTAAAACTTCACAAGGTGTAGAAGATTATTTTGGTGTGGATATTATTTCTAAAGGAACGAAATTCACTCAAAAACTTCTTTCTTCTATCGACTACATGACAGTGAATGGTAATGATTGGACTACGGATGAAGATAAGAATCATATGATTGTTTCTTTGGTTCGTAACTATATCATGAAGTACAAGGAGTTTGAGGCAGTTGTTAAACGTAAGCGTTATAATGTAACTATTGGAGATGAATTGCCAGCTGGTATTATTCAACTTGCAAAAGTTTATATCGCGAAGAAGAGAAAGCTTCAAATTGGTGATAAGATGGCAGGACGTCACGGTAATAAGGGTATTGTATCTCGTATCGTACGTCAAGAAGATATGCCTTTCCTAGAAGATGGAACTCCAGTGGATATTGTATTGAACCCACTTGGTGTACCTTCAAGGATGAACTTAGGACAGATTTATGAGACTGTACTTGGATGGGCTGGTATGGAGTTAGGATGTAAATTTTCTACACCTATTTTCGACGGAGCTACTCTAGATGAGATCTCTGAATTGTGTGACAAAGCAAGTGTTCCTCGTTTTGGTCGTACACGTCTTATTAACGGAGAGACTGGAGAGCGTTTTGACCAGCCTGCTACTGTTGGTGTGATCTATATGTTGAAATTAGGTCACATGGTAGAAGACAAGATGCACGCTCGTTCTATTGGACCTTACTCGTTGATTACGCAGCAGCCATTAGGTGGTAAAGCACAATTTGGTGGACAGCGTTTCGGAGAGATGGAGGTTTGGGCTCTTGAGGCTTACGGTGCAGCTAATATCCTTCAAGAAATCTTGACTGTTAAGTCGGATGATGTGATTGGTAGAGCGAAAGCATACGAGGCTATTGTTAAAGGAGATCCAATGCCAACACCAGGAATTCCTGAGTCGTTAAACGTTCTTCTTCACGAACTACGTGGACTAGGATTGAGTGTTGATCTTGAATAAGATATTGAACTGGAAGGAGTTCTTTGTAGCTTCTTCCTTTTCATACGCTGAACTATAAGTTTATAATATTTGTTTTATGGCATTCAGAAGAGATAATAAGGTTAAAAGTAACTTTTCGAAGTTGTCTATCAGTCTTTCTTCTCCGGAAGAGATTCTAGAAAGATCACATGGTGAGGTGCTTAAGCCTGAAACAATTAATTACCGTACATATAAGCCAGAAAGAGATGGCCTTTTCTGTGAACGCATTTTTGGTCCTGTAAAGGATTATGAGTGTCATTGCGGTAAATATAAGCGTATCCGTTATCGTGGTATTGTTTGTGACCGTTGTGGTGTTGAAGTAACAGAAAAAAAAGTACGTCGTGAGCGTATGGGACATATCTCTTTGGTTGTTCCTGTTGCCCATATATGGTACTTTAAATCTCTACCAAATAAAATTGGTTATCTTCTAGGGTTACCAACGAAGAAATTAGATACAATCATCTATTACGAAAGATACGTGGTTATTAATCCAGGTGTTAAACGTGATGATGGAGTTAAATATTTGGATTTTCTTACTGAAGAAGAGTATTTAGATATTCTTGATACACTTCCTCGTGAAAACCAAATGCTTGATGATGATGATTCAGAGAAGTTTATTGCTAAAATGGGTGCCGAAGCTTTGTATTCATTGCTAGAGCGTCTTGAGCTTGATACAATTTCTTATGAATTACGTCATAAGGCTAGTACAGAAACTTCACAACAGAGAAAGAATGATGCTCTAAAGCGTCTTCAGGTTGTAGAGGCTTTCCGTGCGTCGAAGAAGAGAAACCGTCCAGAGTGGATGATTGTGAAGGTGGTTCCAGTTATTCCACCAGATCTACGTCCTCTTGTGCCACTCGATGGTGGACGTTTCGCAACTTCCGATTTGAATGACCTTTATCGTCGTGTGATTATTCGTAATAATCGTTTGAAGCGATTGATTGAGATTAAAGCTCCTGAGGTTATTCTTCGTAATGAGAAGAGAATGTTGCAAGAGTCTGTTGATTCATTGTTTGACAATTCGCGTAAATCGAATGCTGTTAAGACAGAGAACAATCGTGCTCTTAAATCATTATCTGATTCATTAAAAGGTAAGCAAGGTCGTTTCCGTCAAAACCTTCTTGGTAAACGTGTTGACTATTCTGCTCGTTCTGTTATCGTTGTAGGACCTACTCTTAAGATTCAAGAGTGTGGTATCCCTAAAGATATGGCAGCTGAGCTTTACAAACCATTCATCATTCGTAAGTTGATTGAGCGTGGTATTGTAAAAACAGTTAAGTCCGCGAAGAAGATTGTAGATAGAAAAGATCCTGTTGTTTGGGATATCTTAGAGAATGTGATGAAAGGTCATCCAGTGCTACTTAACCGTGCACCGACGCTTCACCGTTTGTCTATTCAATCATTCCAGCCTCGCCTAGTTGAAGGTAAAGCGATTCAGTTACACCCTCTTGTGTGTACTGGTTTCAATGCCGATTTCGATGGTGACCAGATGGCAGTTCACTTACCACTTGGTAATGCTGCGATTTTGGAGGCTCAGTTGTTGATGCTTTCTGCTCATAACCTTCTTAACCCAGCGAATGGTGCTCCTATTACAGTACCTTCACAGGATATGGTTCTTGGTCTATATTATATGACTAAGCCAAGAAAAGGAGTTAAGGGAGAGGGACTTTGTTTCTATTCTCCAGAGGAAGTTGAGATTGCCTTCAATGAAGGTAAAGCAGATCTTCACGCTATTGTTAAGGTGAAGACAACAGACTTAAATGAAGATGGAGAGCAAGAAATACGTCTTATTGAAACTACAGTAGGTCGTATCTTATTCAACCAATTTGTACCAAACGAGGCAGGTTACCTTGACAAGTTGTTGACTAAGAAAGCTCTTAGAGATATTATTGCACATATCTTGAAAGTAACTGATAATGCTACAACAGCTAAGTTCTTAGATGATATTAAGAACCTTGGTTATCGTATGGCTTACCTTGGTGGTCTATCGTTTAACCTAGCCGATGTGGTTATTCCTGATGCGAAAGCAGAGATGGTTACAGAAGGTTACCAAGAGGTTGAAGAGATTATGAATAACTATAACATGGGATTCATTACCAATAACGAACGTTATAATCAGGTAATTGATACATGGACCCATGTTAATGCGAAGTTGACAAATACAGTGATGAATACTTTGAGTTCTGATAACCAAGGTTTCAACTCTGTATATATGATGCTTGACTCAGGAGCCCGTGGTTCTAAAGAGCAGATTCGTCAGCTTTGTGGTATGCGTGGACTGATGGCAAAACCACAAAAGTCTGGATCAACAGGTGCTCAGATTATTGAGAACCCGATTCTTGCAAACTTTAAAGAGGGTCTTTCTGTCTTAGAGTACTTTATCTCTACTCACGGTGCACGTAAAGGTCTTGCGGATACGGCATTGAAAACAGCCGATGCGGGTTATTTGACTCGTCGACTAGTAGATGTTGCGCATGATGTTATCGTATCTCAACAAGATTGTGGAACACTTCGTGGATTAACAGCTTCGGCAATTAAGAATAATGAAGAGGTTGTTGCCTCTCTTTATGAAAGAATTGTTGGTCGTTGTACTGTTCATGATATTTTCCATCCATTAACAGGTGAACTTATTGTTCGTGCTGGTGGACAGATTACTGATGAGATTGGTTATGCGATTGAAAACTCTCCAATTGAGAAAGTTGAAATTCGTTCTGTTCTTACTTGTGAGTCTAAGCAAGGTGTTTGTGCTAAATGTTATGGTACAAATCTAGCTTCTGCTAGAATGGCACAAGAAGGTGAATCTATTGGTGTTGTTGCAGCACAGTCAATTGGTGAGCCGGGAACACAGCTTACACTTCGTACTTTCCACGTAGGGGGTATTGCAGGTAACGTTTCTTCTCAGTCTACTGTTGTAGCTAAATACGAGGGTATTGCTGAGATTGACGAACTACGTTCTGTTCCTTTTGTTGATGAAGATGGTAAAAGTGTAGATATCGTTGTTAGCCGTTTGGCTGAGTTACGTGTTGTAGATAAGAATACTAAAATTACACTTTCTACACATGCTCTTCCTTATGGTTCGAAATTATTCATGAAAGAGGGTCAGGAAATTTCTAAGAATGACCTTATTTGTGAATGGGATCCATATAACGGTGTAATCATCACTGAGTTTGAAGGACGTATTGAGTTCTCAGATTTACAGGATGGTATCACTTATCGTGAAGAATCGGATGAGCAAACAGGTTTTGCTGAGAAGGTTATTATCGAGAACCGTGATAGAACTAAGAATCCAAGTTTACGTATTGTAGACGAGGAGGGAGAGTTGATCAAGTCTTATAACTTGCCAGTTGGCGGTCACGTTAATGTGGACGAAGGACAGGTAGTTACTAAAGGTGTTGTTCTTGTTAAGATTCCTCGTGCTTCAGGTAAAGCAGGTGATATTACCGGGGGTCTTCCTCGTGTTACTGAGTTGTTTGAGGCTCGTAACCCATCTAATCCAGCTGTTGTTTCAGAGGTTGATGGTGAGGTTAGTTTCGGAAAAATCAAGCGTGGTAACCGAGAGATTATCGTAATGACTCGTTTGGGTGATATTAAGAAATATCTTGTACCTCTTTCTCGTCAGATTCTTGTTCAAGAAAATGATTATGTAAGAGCAGGTACACCACTTTCTGATGGAGCTATTACTCCTTCTGATATCTTGCGTATTGAAGGACCTACTAAGGTTCAGGAATATATCGTGAATGAAGTTCAAGATGTATACCGTATGCAGGGTGTGAAGATTAATGATAAGCACTTTGAGGTTATCGTTCGTCAGATGATGCGTAAGGTTGAGATTGATGATCCGGGAGATACTAAATTCCTAGAGCGTCACTTAGTTGATAAGCATGAGTTCATGAAAGAGAATGATTGGATCTACGATAAGAAGGTTATTATTGATTCTGGAGATTCAGAAAACTTCAAACAAGGTATGATTGTTACAGCACGTCAATTGCGTGATGAAAACTCTCAATTACGCCGTAAAGATTTGAAGGTTATTGAGTCAAGAGATGCAGTACCAGCGACTTCTGGTCAGATTCTTCAAGGTATCACTCGTGCAGCGCTTCAAACGAAGAGTTGGATGTCTGCTGCTTCTTTCCAGGAGACGACTAAAGTCTTGAATGAGGCTGCTATCAACGGTAAAGTGGATAACCTAGAAGGTATGAAAGAGAATGTGATTTGTGGACATTTGATTCCTGCAGGTACTGGACGTAAACTGTACAGAAACCTAGTTGTTGGATCAAAAGAAGACTATGATCGTTTGGTTGATTCTAAAGACTAATAAAATTTTCGTATGAATAGAGAAGAAAATCAATCTATAAGTATCGAGTTACCTGAAGAGGTAGCTGAAGGTACATATTCGAATCTAGCTGTGATTTCTCACTCTAGCTCAGAATTTGTAATGGATTTCATTCGTATGATGCCTGGTGTGGATAAAGCAAAGGTAAAATCACGAGTGGTGATGTGTCCTGAACATGCGAAACGACTTTTGTTGACTTTAGAAGAGAATGTAAGAAGATATGAGTCAATGCACGGATCTATTAAATTACATGACGGAGAGCCTTCTATGCCTCCACCAATGAATTTTAGCGGACCTGCAGGTGAAGCATAAATATATAAAAAGAGGAAACGATTTCGTTTCCTCTTTTTTGTTTATAAGACTGATAGATGATTAGCCTTTTATTGTTACTTCAGTTTTTTAATCTCAGTACTTATTTGTGCCTCTGTATGTACACCAGTACCTTTCCATGCAATCTT
It encodes:
- the rpoC gene encoding DNA-directed RNA polymerase subunit beta'; protein product: MAFRRDNKVKSNFSKLSISLSSPEEILERSHGEVLKPETINYRTYKPERDGLFCERIFGPVKDYECHCGKYKRIRYRGIVCDRCGVEVTEKKVRRERMGHISLVVPVAHIWYFKSLPNKIGYLLGLPTKKLDTIIYYERYVVINPGVKRDDGVKYLDFLTEEEYLDILDTLPRENQMLDDDDSEKFIAKMGAEALYSLLERLELDTISYELRHKASTETSQQRKNDALKRLQVVEAFRASKKRNRPEWMIVKVVPVIPPDLRPLVPLDGGRFATSDLNDLYRRVIIRNNRLKRLIEIKAPEVILRNEKRMLQESVDSLFDNSRKSNAVKTENNRALKSLSDSLKGKQGRFRQNLLGKRVDYSARSVIVVGPTLKIQECGIPKDMAAELYKPFIIRKLIERGIVKTVKSAKKIVDRKDPVVWDILENVMKGHPVLLNRAPTLHRLSIQSFQPRLVEGKAIQLHPLVCTGFNADFDGDQMAVHLPLGNAAILEAQLLMLSAHNLLNPANGAPITVPSQDMVLGLYYMTKPRKGVKGEGLCFYSPEEVEIAFNEGKADLHAIVKVKTTDLNEDGEQEIRLIETTVGRILFNQFVPNEAGYLDKLLTKKALRDIIAHILKVTDNATTAKFLDDIKNLGYRMAYLGGLSFNLADVVIPDAKAEMVTEGYQEVEEIMNNYNMGFITNNERYNQVIDTWTHVNAKLTNTVMNTLSSDNQGFNSVYMMLDSGARGSKEQIRQLCGMRGLMAKPQKSGSTGAQIIENPILANFKEGLSVLEYFISTHGARKGLADTALKTADAGYLTRRLVDVAHDVIVSQQDCGTLRGLTASAIKNNEEVVASLYERIVGRCTVHDIFHPLTGELIVRAGGQITDEIGYAIENSPIEKVEIRSVLTCESKQGVCAKCYGTNLASARMAQEGESIGVVAAQSIGEPGTQLTLRTFHVGGIAGNVSSQSTVVAKYEGIAEIDELRSVPFVDEDGKSVDIVVSRLAELRVVDKNTKITLSTHALPYGSKLFMKEGQEISKNDLICEWDPYNGVIITEFEGRIEFSDLQDGITYREESDEQTGFAEKVIIENRDRTKNPSLRIVDEEGELIKSYNLPVGGHVNVDEGQVVTKGVVLVKIPRASGKAGDITGGLPRVTELFEARNPSNPAVVSEVDGEVSFGKIKRGNREIIVMTRLGDIKKYLVPLSRQILVQENDYVRAGTPLSDGAITPSDILRIEGPTKVQEYIVNEVQDVYRMQGVKINDKHFEVIVRQMMRKVEIDDPGDTKFLERHLVDKHEFMKENDWIYDKKVIIDSGDSENFKQGMIVTARQLRDENSQLRRKDLKVIESRDAVPATSGQILQGITRAALQTKSWMSAASFQETTKVLNEAAINGKVDNLEGMKENVICGHLIPAGTGRKLYRNLVVGSKEDYDRLVDSKD
- a CDS encoding DUF3467 domain-containing protein, which produces MNREENQSISIELPEEVAEGTYSNLAVISHSSSEFVMDFIRMMPGVDKAKVKSRVVMCPEHAKRLLLTLEENVRRYESMHGSIKLHDGEPSMPPPMNFSGPAGEA